One window of the Methylovirgula sp. HY1 genome contains the following:
- a CDS encoding DUF4164 domain-containing protein: protein MSTYAQLELAFKSLLAALDQLEAACERRLMADAERSNLEEELAVLQDDRTRLALELDDSQARAKSLELANGEVARRLAKASSTIRTILTQVPREH from the coding sequence ATGAGCACCTACGCCCAACTCGAGTTGGCCTTCAAAAGTCTTTTAGCCGCGCTCGACCAGCTTGAAGCTGCCTGCGAGCGCCGGTTGATGGCTGATGCCGAGCGCAGCAATCTCGAAGAAGAACTTGCCGTGCTGCAAGACGACCGCACGCGCCTCGCCCTCGAACTCGACGATTCTCAGGCACGCGCGAAATCGCTCGAGTTGGCCAATGGCGAAGTGGCGCGCCGTCTCGCCAAAGCAAGTTCGACGATAAGAACGATCTTGACGCAGGTCCCGCGCGAACATTGA
- a CDS encoding cell division protein ZapA yields the protein MGGEDKDAMTQVSVTIAGHIYRMACADGEEEHLQELARQFDERIEMLRQNFGEIGDQRLTIMAAITVADELAESRRQIVALEAEIADIKSNSTYVSSAQGEWADRLASSLNETAARIERVALDLNNSSR from the coding sequence ATGGGCGGTGAGGACAAGGACGCCATGACGCAAGTCTCTGTAACGATCGCCGGCCATATCTATCGCATGGCTTGCGCCGATGGAGAGGAAGAGCACCTTCAGGAACTCGCCCGCCAATTCGACGAGCGAATCGAAATGCTGCGTCAGAATTTCGGTGAAATCGGCGATCAGCGCCTCACCATCATGGCCGCCATCACGGTCGCCGACGAATTGGCCGAGTCGCGCCGCCAGATCGTCGCACTCGAAGCGGAAATTGCCGACATCAAATCCAATTCGACATATGTGTCGAGTGCTCAAGGGGAATGGGCCGATCGCCTCGCCAGTTCGCTCAATGAGACAGCGGCACGAATCGAACGCGTCGCGCTGGATCTCAATAATTCAAGTCGCTGA